Proteins from a genomic interval of Nocardioides jishulii:
- a CDS encoding beta-propeller domain-containing protein: MTTSPHLRPTLVTAGVIVAVTGVFAAGVLTGARGPSARDDAPPPAQGPFHLVGHGLEAAGSCDDLLEAYQERALPLVTAWGWGAGRDELMAGDSIARTQAGASTAPAPSAATSSATGTNVQEAGVDEPDLAKTDGSALVRVQDGTLVAHDVAGAEPVELSRLRLPGLRDAEILLVDDTVVALGPTRGARDSAHEEGTRVVTVDLTDPTSPEIGAQTTYDAPLVTARLHGDVVRLVLRNDLPELDFRHANQVLGERFTRWSNRKLVRETTLADWLPQVDGEQAVDCADVAVPDTEAAVGTTTTVAFTADEPTRRTSVAVATATDLAYFSTDRLHLATQPSWSWSRDDTSSSAVPSGGSDGRSQLYAFALDATDTTFVAAGEVEGGLRDRWSMDSADGLLRLAVGPTIATGNFNSVVTLAEEDGHLVERGRLDKLGVGEEIKAVRWFDDLALVVTFRQTDPLYAVDLTDPGDPTLLGELKIPGFSEYLHPIGPNRILGIGQDADPRSGATRGAQTALFGVTDLTSPKRLDTVSYPKFSVAGAATDPRQFTWLPTERVALTVVSKGWEGRTGWLSIIRPRDHRLTETRREVEYGTDVDRVRILPLPDSRVALVTGDGVTFVDVD, encoded by the coding sequence ATGACGACTTCTCCTCACCTGCGCCCGACCCTCGTCACCGCAGGCGTCATCGTGGCGGTGACGGGCGTCTTCGCGGCGGGTGTCCTCACCGGCGCCCGAGGCCCGTCCGCCCGCGACGATGCACCGCCCCCAGCACAGGGTCCCTTCCACCTCGTCGGTCACGGACTCGAGGCAGCCGGTTCGTGCGACGACCTGCTGGAGGCCTACCAGGAGCGGGCGCTCCCTCTCGTGACCGCCTGGGGTTGGGGAGCAGGACGAGACGAGCTGATGGCCGGGGACAGCATCGCCCGGACACAGGCAGGCGCCTCAACGGCCCCCGCTCCCTCAGCTGCGACGTCGAGCGCGACCGGCACCAACGTGCAGGAGGCGGGCGTCGACGAGCCCGACCTCGCCAAGACCGACGGCAGCGCGCTGGTCCGGGTCCAGGACGGCACCCTGGTGGCCCACGACGTCGCCGGCGCCGAGCCCGTCGAGCTCTCGCGACTTCGCCTGCCGGGCCTGCGCGACGCCGAGATCCTGCTGGTCGACGACACCGTCGTCGCGCTCGGGCCCACCCGGGGCGCCCGCGACAGCGCCCACGAAGAAGGCACCCGCGTCGTCACCGTCGACCTCACCGACCCGACGTCACCCGAGATCGGCGCGCAGACCACGTACGACGCCCCGCTCGTCACCGCGCGCCTGCACGGGGACGTGGTCCGTCTCGTGCTGCGCAACGACCTGCCGGAGCTGGACTTCCGCCACGCCAACCAGGTGCTCGGTGAGCGCTTCACCCGCTGGAGCAACCGCAAGCTCGTCCGCGAGACCACCCTGGCCGACTGGCTGCCGCAGGTCGACGGCGAGCAGGCGGTGGACTGCGCCGACGTCGCCGTCCCCGACACCGAGGCAGCGGTCGGGACGACCACGACCGTGGCGTTCACGGCGGACGAGCCGACGAGGCGTACGTCCGTGGCCGTCGCCACGGCGACCGACCTGGCGTACTTCTCGACCGACCGGCTCCACCTGGCCACGCAGCCCTCGTGGAGCTGGAGCCGCGACGACACCTCCAGCAGTGCGGTGCCCTCGGGTGGGTCGGATGGACGCAGCCAGCTCTACGCGTTCGCCCTGGACGCCACCGACACGACCTTCGTGGCGGCGGGCGAGGTCGAGGGCGGTCTCCGGGACCGGTGGTCGATGGACTCGGCCGACGGCCTCCTTCGCCTCGCGGTCGGCCCGACCATCGCGACCGGCAACTTCAACTCCGTGGTGACGTTGGCCGAGGAGGACGGTCACCTCGTCGAGCGCGGTCGCCTCGACAAGCTGGGGGTCGGCGAGGAGATCAAGGCCGTGCGGTGGTTCGACGACCTCGCCCTCGTCGTCACCTTCCGTCAGACCGACCCGCTCTACGCCGTCGACCTCACCGACCCGGGCGACCCGACGCTGCTCGGGGAGCTCAAGATCCCCGGGTTCAGCGAGTACCTCCACCCCATCGGGCCGAACCGGATCCTCGGGATCGGCCAGGACGCCGACCCGCGTTCGGGGGCGACGCGCGGCGCCCAGACGGCCCTCTTCGGTGTCACCGACCTGACCTCTCCGAAGCGGCTCGACACCGTCTCCTACCCCAAGTTCAGCGTGGCGGGGGCCGCGACCGACCCGCGGCAGTTCACCTGGCTGCCCACCGAGAGGGTGGCGCTGACGGTGGTCTCGAAGGGCTGGGAGGGGCGCACCGGCTGGCTCTCGATCATCAGGCCGCGCGACCACCGACTCACCGAGACGCGGCGCGAGGTGGAGTACGGCACCGACGTCGACCGCGTCCGGATCCTCCCCCTGCCGGACTCCCGGGTCGCCCTGGTGACGGGAGACGGCGTCACGTTCGTCGACGTAGATTGA
- a CDS encoding DUF2277 domain-containing protein, whose amino-acid sequence MCRNIRPLNNFEPPASSEEVSAAALQYVRKVAGTTKPSAANQAAFDAAVAEIAHTTRHLLDSLVTTAPPKSREVEAAKARARAELRYGR is encoded by the coding sequence ATGTGCCGCAACATCCGCCCGCTCAACAACTTCGAGCCGCCGGCCTCCTCCGAGGAGGTGTCCGCCGCTGCGCTGCAGTACGTCCGCAAGGTCGCCGGGACCACGAAGCCGTCCGCCGCCAACCAGGCCGCGTTCGACGCCGCGGTGGCGGAGATCGCCCACACCACGCGTCACCTCCTCGACTCCCTGGTCACCACGGCCCCACCCAAGAGCCGTGAGGTCGAGGCGGCCAAGGCACGCGCCCGCGCCGAGCTCCGCTACGGCCGATGA